In Marisediminicola antarctica, one DNA window encodes the following:
- the gatB gene encoding Asp-tRNA(Asn)/Glu-tRNA(Gln) amidotransferase subunit GatB → MAKVELMDYDRAIEMFEPVLGFEVHIELNTKTKMFSDAPNFFGGEPNTNITPVDLGLPGSLPVVNEQAIKYSISLGLALGCSIAPSSRFARKNYFYPDLAKNYQISQFDEPIAFDGNVEVELDDGRVFQISIERAHMEEDAGKLTHVGGSTGRIQGAEYSLVDYNRAGVPLVEIVTNIIYGAEKDAPELAKAYVSTIRDIVRSLDISDARMERGNLRCDANISLTPRGSGKLGTRTETKNVNSLRSVERAIRYEIQRQAAILATGGTITQETRHWHEDTGTTSAGRPKSDADDYRYFPEPDLLPVEPSLELIEELRAALPESPLLMRRRLKVDWGFSDIDFQSVVNAGLLVELVDTVSEGASPQSARKWWMGEISRTANEQGVDASSLVNAHQVAALVKLIDAGILTDRLARQVLEGVIAGEGTPAEVVASRGLAVVSDDTALIAAIDTALASQPDVLEKIRDGKLQAAGAVIGAVMKAMKGQADAARVRELVLERAGSAG, encoded by the coding sequence ATGGCCAAGGTAGAACTGATGGACTACGACAGGGCCATCGAGATGTTCGAGCCGGTGCTCGGCTTCGAGGTGCACATCGAGCTCAACACCAAGACGAAGATGTTCTCCGATGCCCCGAACTTCTTCGGCGGCGAGCCCAACACGAACATCACGCCGGTCGACCTCGGGCTGCCCGGTTCCCTCCCGGTCGTGAACGAGCAGGCGATCAAGTACTCGATCAGCCTCGGTCTCGCGCTCGGCTGCTCGATCGCACCGAGCTCCAGGTTCGCCCGCAAGAACTACTTCTACCCCGACCTCGCGAAGAACTACCAGATCAGCCAGTTCGACGAGCCGATCGCGTTCGACGGCAACGTCGAGGTCGAGCTCGACGACGGCCGCGTGTTCCAGATCTCCATCGAGCGCGCGCACATGGAGGAGGATGCCGGCAAGCTCACCCACGTCGGTGGTTCGACCGGCCGCATTCAGGGTGCCGAGTATTCGCTTGTCGACTACAACCGCGCCGGAGTGCCGCTCGTTGAGATCGTCACGAATATTATCTACGGCGCCGAGAAGGATGCCCCGGAGCTCGCGAAGGCGTACGTCTCGACGATCCGTGACATCGTGCGCTCGCTCGACATCTCGGATGCCCGCATGGAGCGAGGCAACCTGCGCTGCGACGCGAACATCTCGCTGACCCCGCGTGGATCCGGCAAGCTGGGCACCCGCACCGAGACGAAAAACGTCAACAGCCTGCGTAGCGTCGAGCGCGCTATCCGGTACGAGATCCAGCGACAGGCGGCAATCCTCGCCACGGGCGGCACCATCACCCAGGAGACGCGCCACTGGCACGAGGACACCGGCACGACCTCGGCCGGCAGGCCGAAGAGCGATGCCGACGACTACCGCTACTTTCCCGAGCCCGACCTGCTGCCGGTCGAGCCCTCACTCGAACTGATCGAGGAGTTGCGCGCCGCTCTGCCCGAGTCGCCGCTGCTGATGCGCCGTCGGCTCAAGGTCGACTGGGGCTTTAGCGACATCGACTTCCAGTCGGTCGTCAACGCGGGCCTGCTCGTCGAGCTCGTCGATACCGTATCGGAGGGCGCGTCGCCGCAGTCCGCCCGCAAGTGGTGGATGGGCGAGATCAGCCGCACCGCGAACGAGCAGGGGGTGGATGCTTCGTCGCTCGTGAACGCGCACCAGGTCGCCGCGCTCGTCAAGCTCATCGACGCAGGCATCCTCACCGACCGCCTCGCGCGCCAGGTGCTCGAGGGTGTCATCGCGGGCGAGGGCACGCCGGCCGAGGTCGTCGCGTCGCGTGGGCTGGCGGTCGTCTCGGACGACACCGCGCTCATCGCGGCGATCGATACCGCACTCGCCTCGCAGCCAGACGTGCTCGAGAAGATCCGCGACGGCAAGCTGCAGGCCGCAGGGGCCGTGATTGGCGCCGTAATGAAGGCTATGAAGGGCCAGGCGGATGCGGCCCGCGTGCGCGAACTGGTACTGGAGCGCGCCGGCTCTGCCGGGTAG
- a CDS encoding DUF1697 domain-containing protein, producing the protein MTVYVALVRAVNVGGTGTLPMTRLAELCTSLGLRHVRTYIQSGNVVFSSPWSADAARTALEMALTDELGTPAQVIIRTAAELERSVSSNPFPDAEGAKVGVALAHEPVPAAVVGGIPTPGGEQVVAGERELYVYYPDGMGRSKLTLPKSLGPVTVRNMNTMTKLVSLTRDIPAG; encoded by the coding sequence ATGACCGTCTACGTCGCGCTGGTGCGAGCGGTCAACGTCGGCGGCACCGGCACGCTGCCGATGACACGGCTCGCGGAACTCTGTACCAGCCTCGGGCTCAGGCACGTGCGCACCTACATACAGAGCGGTAACGTCGTCTTCTCGTCACCGTGGTCGGCGGATGCTGCGCGAACGGCGCTCGAGATGGCACTCACCGACGAACTCGGCACGCCCGCCCAGGTCATCATCCGCACCGCGGCTGAGCTCGAGCGCTCGGTGTCGTCGAACCCCTTCCCCGACGCCGAGGGGGCGAAGGTCGGAGTGGCGCTCGCACACGAGCCGGTGCCCGCCGCGGTCGTCGGCGGGATCCCCACGCCGGGCGGCGAACAGGTCGTGGCCGGCGAGCGGGAACTCTACGTGTATTACCCAGATGGCATGGGTCGCTCGAAGCTGACCCTGCCGAAATCGCTCGGCCCGGTCACGGTGCGGAACATGAACACGATGACGAAGCTCGTCTCCCTCACTCGGGACATCCCTGCCGGGTGA
- a CDS encoding energy-coupling factor ABC transporter ATP-binding protein, translated as MTGHPSIAFDAVSVDFEGRMALRDVSVMLPERRIAVIGSNGSGKSTFARMLNGLVAPSAGHVRVHGLDPAREAKQLRRRVGFIFSNPDAQIVMPTVAEDVAFSLRGQGLARDEVAERVAATLGTYGLDALADAPAHTLSGGQKQLLALAAILIRQPALIVADEPTALLDAANTRRIGNHLLDELAQQLVLVTHDMRLAARCDVVLRFEDGRMLERGDPRDVIAHYEREHA; from the coding sequence GTGACGGGGCATCCGTCGATCGCATTCGACGCCGTCTCGGTCGACTTCGAAGGACGGATGGCACTGCGCGACGTCTCCGTCATGCTGCCCGAGCGCCGCATCGCGGTGATCGGGTCGAACGGCTCGGGCAAGTCGACATTCGCGCGCATGCTCAACGGCCTCGTCGCGCCCAGTGCTGGCCACGTGCGCGTGCACGGACTCGACCCGGCTCGCGAGGCGAAGCAGCTCCGCCGCCGGGTCGGCTTCATCTTCAGCAACCCGGATGCGCAGATCGTCATGCCGACCGTCGCCGAGGACGTCGCGTTCTCGCTCCGCGGGCAGGGCCTGGCGCGCGACGAGGTCGCCGAGCGGGTCGCGGCCACATTGGGCACGTACGGCCTCGACGCCCTCGCCGACGCGCCGGCGCACACCCTTTCCGGCGGGCAGAAGCAGCTGCTCGCGCTGGCCGCGATCCTGATCAGGCAGCCGGCACTCATCGTCGCGGACGAGCCGACCGCGCTGCTCGACGCCGCGAACACCCGGCGCATCGGCAATCACCTGCTCGATGAGCTTGCGCAGCAGCTCGTACTGGTCACCCACGACATGCGCCTGGCGGCCCGGTGCGACGTCGTGCTCCGGTTCGAGGACGGGCGGATGCTGGAGCGCGGCGACCCCCGCGACGTGATCGCGCACTACGAGCGGGAGCATGCGTGA
- a CDS encoding NYN domain-containing protein, with translation MAEASDPRVAVYIDFDNIVISRYDQVYGRGRFMADKARNGTDGEPTEAKAKEQALRAIVDVGAIIDYATSFGTVVISRAFADWSVPANSRYRRQLVDRAIDLTQLFPTAQYTKNGADIRLSVDVVEDMFRLPDITHVVIVAGDSDFIPLAQRCKRLGRHVVGIGVAGATSKQLAAACNEFAYYGELPGVEEEDDEERESPRERRSQRAPAAELAASAEPDASAERDASAEPAATAEAAADAASEPPQTSKRKAPASRRASSAGKKPAATEAVFSEPDGTTDAEREVAEEESAADSPDRGTDVTELLVRAMRLSHAKSDDEWLHSGGVKSQMQRMDPSFNEKALGFKSFSDFVKSRDSVVLVGKDDLAGRIKLRARARVKG, from the coding sequence ATGGCCGAAGCATCCGACCCTCGCGTCGCCGTCTACATCGACTTCGACAACATCGTCATCTCGCGCTACGACCAGGTCTACGGTCGGGGCAGGTTCATGGCCGACAAGGCGCGCAACGGGACCGACGGCGAGCCCACCGAAGCCAAGGCGAAGGAACAGGCGCTGCGGGCGATCGTCGACGTTGGCGCGATCATCGACTACGCCACCTCGTTCGGCACCGTGGTGATCAGTCGCGCCTTCGCGGACTGGTCGGTTCCGGCCAACTCCCGCTACCGCCGGCAGCTCGTCGACCGCGCAATCGACCTGACCCAGCTGTTCCCGACGGCGCAGTACACGAAGAACGGCGCGGACATCCGGCTGTCGGTCGACGTCGTCGAGGACATGTTCCGGCTGCCCGACATCACCCATGTCGTCATCGTCGCGGGCGACTCCGACTTCATCCCCCTCGCGCAGCGCTGCAAGCGGCTCGGCCGCCACGTCGTGGGCATCGGTGTCGCTGGTGCGACGAGCAAGCAGCTCGCGGCGGCGTGCAACGAGTTCGCCTACTACGGCGAGCTGCCGGGCGTCGAGGAGGAGGACGACGAGGAGCGCGAGTCCCCCCGGGAGCGGAGGTCCCAGCGTGCGCCCGCAGCCGAGCTGGCGGCATCCGCCGAACCAGACGCATCCGCCGAACGAGACGCATCAGCCGAACCAGCCGCTACGGCCGAAGCGGCGGCGGATGCTGCCAGCGAGCCCCCGCAGACATCGAAGCGCAAGGCCCCGGCCTCCCGGCGCGCGTCGTCGGCCGGAAAGAAGCCCGCCGCGACCGAGGCTGTTTTCAGCGAGCCCGACGGGACGACCGACGCCGAGCGTGAGGTCGCCGAGGAGGAGTCCGCCGCCGACAGCCCCGACCGGGGTACGGATGTGACCGAGCTGTTGGTGCGAGCCATGCGGCTGAGCCACGCGAAGAGCGACGACGAATGGCTGCACAGCGGCGGCGTGAAGAGCCAAATGCAGCGTATGGACCCCTCGTTCAATGAAAAGGCGCTCGGCTTCAAAAGCTTCTCCGACTTCGTGAAGAGCCGGGATTCGGTGGTGCTCGTGGGCAAGGACGACCTCGCCGGTCGCATCAAGCTGCGGGCGCGGGCCCGCGTCAAGGGCTAA
- a CDS encoding biotin transporter BioY, whose product MARRVRIDIRDITRIAIFAAIIAVLGIPGAIPAFGGAVPITAQTLGVMLAGAVLGSWRGAAAVLTFLALVFVGLPLLSGGRGGVGVFAGATVGYLIGWVFGAFVVGAIAQAGTRRPTWWWTALGCFVGGILVVYTFGIPLQSLITQLPLAETVLASAVFLPGDILKVVIATVITMALWRAYPRAFRREARGGEAVPATAPPVLR is encoded by the coding sequence GTGGCTCGTCGGGTTCGGATCGATATTCGTGACATCACCAGGATCGCGATCTTCGCGGCGATCATCGCCGTGCTCGGAATCCCCGGCGCGATTCCGGCGTTCGGCGGCGCCGTGCCCATCACCGCCCAGACCCTCGGAGTGATGCTCGCCGGCGCCGTGCTGGGCTCGTGGCGCGGCGCGGCGGCGGTGCTCACCTTTCTCGCGCTCGTGTTCGTCGGCCTCCCCCTGCTGTCGGGCGGCCGCGGCGGCGTCGGTGTGTTCGCCGGCGCCACGGTCGGCTATTTAATCGGGTGGGTCTTCGGCGCGTTCGTCGTGGGCGCGATCGCCCAGGCCGGGACTCGCCGACCGACGTGGTGGTGGACGGCTCTCGGGTGCTTCGTGGGCGGAATCCTCGTCGTCTACACCTTCGGCATCCCGCTGCAGTCGCTCATCACCCAGCTCCCCCTCGCCGAGACCGTGCTCGCGAGCGCGGTCTTTCTGCCCGGGGACATCCTGAAGGTCGTCATTGCGACCGTCATCACCATGGCGCTGTGGCGCGCCTATCCGCGGGCATTCCGCCGTGAGGCGCGCGGCGGCGAGGCGGTCCCGGCCACCGCTCCCCCGGTTCTGCGGTGA
- a CDS encoding TetR/AcrR family transcriptional regulator C-terminal domain-containing protein yields MTNDDGSAARYPRHSRDDVVAAAMAVLDQNGLPDLTMRRLAATLDVQPSALYWHFANKQTLLASVADQIVARARPSFAAHGGDWAEATRAEADALRDALLAYRDGAEVVSSTLALGLGAGEAIARLTGAIDGGGFDRRTSECAAAAVLHFVLGHVSHEQQRLQADSLGVVVAEQSADAAQVSTSAGGREAFDFGITLLLAGLAVLAPAPSAPRRESPA; encoded by the coding sequence ATGACGAACGATGACGGCTCGGCGGCGCGGTACCCCCGCCACTCGCGCGACGATGTCGTCGCCGCGGCGATGGCCGTCCTCGACCAGAACGGACTGCCCGACCTGACCATGCGCCGCCTCGCGGCCACGCTCGACGTTCAGCCGAGCGCGCTCTATTGGCACTTTGCGAACAAGCAGACCCTGCTGGCGTCGGTCGCCGACCAGATCGTCGCCCGAGCCCGTCCCTCCTTCGCTGCGCACGGCGGTGACTGGGCGGAGGCGACGCGCGCCGAGGCGGATGCCCTTCGGGACGCGCTGCTCGCGTACCGGGACGGCGCAGAGGTCGTCTCGAGCACGCTCGCGCTCGGCCTCGGTGCGGGGGAGGCGATAGCGCGGCTCACCGGTGCGATAGACGGCGGCGGGTTTGACCGGCGCACGAGCGAGTGCGCAGCGGCGGCAGTGCTCCACTTCGTTCTCGGGCACGTGTCGCACGAGCAGCAGCGGCTCCAGGCCGACAGTCTGGGTGTGGTGGTCGCCGAACAGTCGGCCGATGCGGCGCAGGTCTCGACGTCCGCGGGGGGCCGGGAGGCCTTCGACTTCGGCATCACCCTCCTGCTCGCCGGGCTGGCCGTGTTGGCGCCGGCCCCCTCGGCCCCCCGCCGCGAGTCGCCAGCGTAG
- a CDS encoding nuclease-related domain-containing DEAD/DEAH box helicase has translation MSAAGQSAGTEARRLQAQANEHERLAIEARSMAERWMIAHHTERQVAGSLAPLTAAGYTFLHDRGWPGSRRAQVDHVLVGPGGLFIVDTKAWAEVQIAGGRIFRGQADVTDDLAGLADLAWGTEAVMAEHGLAPGEVHVVVVLANRNVPPTEVGSLIVVGERQAAKYINSRGVRLTPVQTNTVLGVAMQHFPVLGEAPTKLDLSIPQPALAEAAPEPLVTVEDVTEVLLAGLMAAPIEEWMAFLHPDQAKLVRRNFGGPSRIRGAAGTGKTVVGLHRAAYLARSQPDKILVTTFVSTLPAVLSSLLHRLAPEAVDRVEFAGVHSFARRLLGQRGVRLNLAPKEADALFTALWQEHGLPGTLGKADSNKQYWRDELSKVIKGRGLTTFEQYADLARTGRRRPLGVDQRRAVWQLFTGYEAGLKQRGIHDFDDVILQAEASLRETPLEGWGGVIIDEAQDLSCAMVRMLHLLVGDSPDGLTLIGDGQQSIYPGGFTLAEAGVSIAGRGVIMSTNYRNTREIAAFAASLVADDEFTDIEGLVGAGDRITNVARSGESPVSDRFASRKAHDAALVERVRGAGPLGDIGVLCLTTWGVAGAVTALTAAGIPIIELTGYDGTPTNAVKVGTVKRAKGLEFKQVLVGRVPAALLDSPARGDEAKEIQRRELYVAMTRARDGLWVGVCA, from the coding sequence GTGAGCGCAGCGGGGCAGTCCGCCGGAACCGAAGCTCGACGCCTGCAAGCACAGGCGAACGAGCACGAGCGGCTCGCGATCGAGGCGCGGTCGATGGCCGAACGGTGGATGATCGCCCACCATACCGAGCGCCAGGTCGCTGGAAGCCTGGCGCCGCTGACCGCCGCCGGATACACGTTCCTGCACGACCGCGGCTGGCCGGGATCGCGCAGGGCACAGGTCGATCATGTGCTGGTGGGACCGGGCGGCCTCTTCATCGTCGACACCAAGGCGTGGGCCGAGGTGCAGATCGCCGGCGGGCGCATCTTCCGAGGGCAGGCGGACGTGACCGATGACCTCGCGGGACTCGCCGACCTCGCCTGGGGCACTGAGGCGGTGATGGCGGAGCACGGCCTCGCACCTGGCGAGGTGCACGTGGTCGTCGTGCTCGCTAATCGCAACGTGCCGCCCACCGAGGTTGGATCGCTCATCGTGGTCGGGGAGCGCCAGGCCGCGAAGTACATCAACTCCCGCGGCGTCCGGCTGACGCCGGTGCAGACGAACACCGTGCTCGGTGTCGCTATGCAGCACTTCCCCGTGCTCGGCGAGGCGCCGACCAAACTCGACCTCAGCATCCCCCAACCCGCTCTCGCGGAGGCTGCTCCGGAGCCGCTCGTCACGGTCGAGGATGTCACCGAGGTGCTGCTCGCGGGTCTCATGGCCGCACCGATCGAGGAGTGGATGGCGTTTCTCCACCCGGACCAAGCGAAGTTGGTTCGGCGCAATTTCGGCGGGCCGTCACGCATCCGCGGCGCTGCCGGCACAGGCAAGACCGTCGTGGGGCTGCACCGGGCGGCCTACCTCGCCAGGTCTCAGCCGGACAAGATCCTCGTGACGACCTTTGTCAGCACGCTGCCCGCCGTCCTATCGAGCCTCCTCCATCGTCTCGCCCCTGAAGCCGTGGACCGGGTCGAGTTCGCCGGCGTGCACTCCTTCGCCCGGAGACTGCTTGGCCAACGTGGCGTGCGACTGAATCTCGCACCGAAAGAGGCCGACGCCCTCTTCACCGCGCTGTGGCAGGAGCACGGTCTACCCGGCACCCTCGGCAAGGCCGACTCCAACAAGCAATATTGGCGCGACGAGCTCAGCAAAGTGATCAAGGGCCGCGGGCTCACCACGTTCGAGCAATACGCGGACCTCGCCAGAACGGGGCGGCGCCGCCCTCTCGGGGTCGATCAGCGACGAGCTGTCTGGCAGCTTTTTACCGGCTACGAGGCCGGGCTGAAACAGCGTGGCATCCACGACTTCGACGATGTGATTCTTCAGGCCGAAGCGTCGTTGCGCGAGACGCCTCTCGAGGGATGGGGCGGGGTGATCATCGACGAGGCGCAGGATCTGTCCTGCGCGATGGTGCGGATGCTGCACCTGCTCGTCGGCGACTCACCCGACGGCCTCACCCTGATCGGAGACGGCCAGCAGTCCATCTACCCCGGCGGGTTCACACTGGCCGAGGCAGGCGTCTCGATCGCGGGCCGCGGCGTGATCATGAGCACCAACTATCGCAACACGCGCGAGATCGCTGCATTCGCCGCCTCACTGGTGGCGGACGACGAGTTCACCGACATCGAGGGCCTGGTTGGCGCCGGCGACCGCATAACGAACGTCGCCCGCTCGGGCGAATCACCCGTCTCCGACCGCTTCGCCTCACGCAAGGCTCACGACGCTGCCCTGGTGGAGCGAGTGCGGGGAGCCGGGCCGCTCGGAGACATCGGCGTTCTCTGTCTCACAACGTGGGGCGTTGCCGGAGCCGTTACCGCCCTGACCGCCGCAGGCATCCCTATCATCGAGCTCACCGGCTATGACGGCACGCCGACGAACGCGGTCAAGGTGGGCACCGTGAAGCGCGCGAAGGGCCTCGAATTCAAGCAGGTGCTAGTCGGACGGGTGCCGGCCGCGCTTCTCGATTCACCGGCTCGCGGAGACGAAGCGAAGGAGATCCAGCGGCGCGAGCTGTACGTCGCGATGACGCGGGCGCGCGACGGTTTGTGGGTTGGGGTCTGCGCGTAG
- a CDS encoding DUF202 domain-containing protein → MRIFESGLQPERTLLAWRRTCLVLGLGVAVSIRFGAIADPLMALLIGVPGLALVGGAYALTSIRYHRATRALVNDPTAAVSEGRAIAAVTVVALLVGLAALVFVVAQSEVLSR, encoded by the coding sequence ATGCGAATTTTCGAGTCGGGGCTGCAGCCGGAGCGCACGCTCCTCGCGTGGCGTCGCACCTGCCTCGTGCTCGGGCTGGGAGTCGCCGTCTCCATCCGGTTCGGCGCCATCGCCGACCCGCTGATGGCGCTGCTGATCGGGGTGCCCGGTCTCGCGCTCGTCGGCGGCGCCTATGCGCTCACCTCGATTCGCTACCACCGGGCCACACGGGCCTTGGTGAACGACCCCACCGCGGCTGTCAGCGAGGGTCGGGCCATCGCGGCGGTGACGGTGGTCGCACTGCTGGTCGGGCTTGCCGCGCTGGTGTTCGTCGTGGCCCAGTCAGAGGTGCTGTCGAGATGA
- a CDS encoding YidH family protein — translation MRSRFPRGVFELGDEPDPRFSLANERTFLAWIRTSLALLLAGVALEALDAPIQAELRLASALIFIALGLVSIVHAWWSWAATERSMRLAQPLPGLAIGAVITSGAAIAIVGIIVGSLLV, via the coding sequence ATGAGATCACGGTTCCCGCGCGGGGTATTCGAGCTGGGCGACGAGCCCGATCCGCGCTTCAGCCTCGCGAACGAGCGCACCTTTCTGGCCTGGATTCGCACCTCCCTCGCGCTGCTGCTCGCCGGCGTCGCGCTGGAAGCGCTGGATGCCCCGATCCAGGCCGAGCTCCGCCTCGCCTCCGCGCTCATCTTCATCGCCCTCGGCCTCGTGTCGATCGTGCACGCCTGGTGGTCCTGGGCCGCGACCGAGCGATCGATGCGGCTGGCGCAGCCGCTGCCGGGCCTCGCGATCGGCGCCGTGATCACCAGTGGTGCGGCCATCGCAATCGTCGGCATCATCGTCGGGAGCCTGCTGGTGTGA
- a CDS encoding energy-coupling factor transporter transmembrane component T family protein, with the protein MIALYLPGTSPIHRMPAGPKVLIFMALTLAITLAARSAWALPALFALVVGGYLVAGLGMRDLLRQVVVVRWVMLVMLLAQLVFLPPLVAVANTGRVLTVIVLAALITLTTRIPDLLDATERSLAPLRRFGVNPSSIGLLLAMTITAIPVIAGFAASIREAQRARGVPLRIGTFVVPLLVMALKHSDDLADALVARGVE; encoded by the coding sequence GTGATCGCGCTGTACCTGCCCGGCACAAGCCCGATCCACCGGATGCCCGCTGGCCCCAAGGTGTTGATATTCATGGCACTGACGCTGGCGATCACCCTCGCGGCGCGAAGCGCGTGGGCTCTCCCGGCCCTGTTCGCGCTGGTCGTCGGCGGCTACCTCGTCGCAGGTCTGGGGATGCGCGACCTTCTCCGTCAGGTCGTCGTCGTGCGCTGGGTCATGCTCGTGATGCTGCTCGCGCAGCTCGTGTTCCTGCCGCCACTCGTCGCGGTGGCGAACACCGGGCGGGTTCTCACCGTGATCGTGCTCGCCGCGCTCATCACCCTCACCACCCGCATCCCCGACCTGCTCGACGCGACCGAACGGTCCCTCGCGCCGTTGCGCCGGTTCGGGGTGAATCCGAGCAGCATCGGGCTGCTCCTGGCGATGACGATCACGGCGATCCCCGTCATCGCCGGGTTCGCGGCATCCATTCGGGAGGCGCAGCGCGCGCGAGGCGTGCCGCTGCGGATCGGGACCTTCGTGGTTCCGCTGCTCGTGATGGCACTGAAGCACTCCGACGACCTCGCCGACGCGCTGGTTGCGCGCGGTGTGGAGTGA
- a CDS encoding MFS transporter, protein MTDQLPLDPERATAPQGVRGHFVDLAPLRESPAFARMWIGGLITGIGSQLTIVAVGLHIYELTASTLAVSLVAAFALVPMILAGLYGGALADSFDRRKVALLAAVVAWGSVLALASVSWLDVTQLWPLYALITVNTVASTMVHVARQAIVPRLIRRELLPAAGALGGMAGGIMLTVGPALAGVLVAYAGVSWTYTIDAVLFLAAFYGLYTLPGTLPEGEKRKPNLRTIVDGIRFLKHAPNIRASFLIDIFAMTFGNPRVLLPAVGALLIGGGAVTVGILTSAVAVGVLLISVFSGRLGGIRRQGIAMAIAVVAYGASILLFGGVLLVTALVPHDVGPDIADASLPALLAASVLLALSGAADNVSMIFRNTMLQAAVPDEMRGRLQGIFTVVVTGGPRVGDLYVGVLSLTALLWFPPLLGGLVIVVAAAVILRVTRSLREYDALDPQP, encoded by the coding sequence GTGACTGACCAGCTGCCCCTCGACCCAGAACGCGCCACCGCCCCGCAGGGCGTCCGCGGCCACTTCGTCGACCTCGCGCCACTGCGCGAAAGCCCCGCGTTCGCGCGGATGTGGATCGGCGGCCTGATCACCGGAATCGGCAGCCAGCTCACGATCGTCGCCGTCGGTCTGCACATCTACGAACTCACCGCGTCGACCCTCGCGGTGTCGCTCGTCGCCGCCTTCGCGCTCGTCCCCATGATTCTCGCCGGCCTCTACGGCGGGGCCCTCGCGGATTCGTTCGACCGCCGCAAGGTCGCCCTGCTCGCGGCCGTCGTCGCGTGGGGCTCGGTGCTCGCCCTCGCTTCGGTGTCGTGGCTCGACGTGACGCAGCTCTGGCCGCTCTACGCGCTGATCACCGTGAACACGGTCGCCTCCACGATGGTGCATGTGGCCCGCCAGGCGATCGTGCCGCGGCTCATCCGACGCGAACTGCTGCCCGCCGCCGGAGCCCTCGGCGGCATGGCCGGCGGCATCATGCTCACCGTGGGTCCGGCCCTGGCGGGCGTTCTCGTGGCCTATGCCGGAGTCAGCTGGACCTACACGATCGACGCGGTGCTGTTTCTCGCCGCGTTCTACGGGCTCTACACACTGCCCGGCACCCTGCCTGAGGGAGAGAAGCGCAAGCCCAACCTCCGGACCATCGTCGACGGCATCCGATTCCTGAAGCACGCACCGAATATTCGGGCCTCATTCCTGATCGACATCTTCGCGATGACGTTTGGTAATCCGCGGGTGCTGCTGCCCGCCGTCGGTGCGCTGCTGATCGGAGGCGGCGCCGTCACAGTGGGCATCCTGACATCGGCGGTCGCGGTCGGGGTGCTGCTGATCAGCGTGTTCTCGGGCAGGCTCGGCGGCATCCGGCGGCAGGGCATCGCGATGGCGATCGCGGTCGTGGCTTACGGGGCGAGCATTTTGCTGTTCGGTGGCGTGCTGCTCGTGACCGCGCTGGTTCCGCATGACGTCGGACCGGACATCGCGGATGCGAGCCTGCCCGCCCTCCTCGCGGCGAGCGTGCTGCTGGCCCTCTCGGGGGCAGCCGACAACGTGAGCATGATCTTTCGCAACACGATGCTGCAAGCGGCCGTTCCGGACGAGATGCGCGGCCGGCTGCAGGGTATCTTCACCGTCGTCGTGACGGGCGGCCCGCGGGTCGGTGACCTCTATGTCGGGGTGCTGAGTCTCACCGCCCTGCTGTGGTTCCCGCCGTTGCTGGGCGGCTTGGTCATCGTGGTCGCGGCGGCCGTGATTCTGCGGGTCACGCGGTCACTTCGGGAGTACGACGCGCTGGATCCGCAGCCGTAG